The following proteins are co-located in the Peptococcaceae bacterium 1198_IL3148 genome:
- a CDS encoding PrpR N-terminal domain-containing protein, which produces MSKIKILAIAPYTGLRDIIVDVARERDDIIVHTYVADMLEAVKLVKSMPDKSYDAIISRAGTAELLRDVSELPVIDIKLSIIDMVRAINLAKNYSGKFAIAGYKVITDAANIICQLNKYDTEIETIYDISQIDSCLVKLKQQGISLIVGDVITISHAKRLGFNTILVTSGKESVTNSFEEAVNLIKLLAIKERKNLLIKSTLDNAHLGVMCFNQQKKIVYSNISADSEEYKLVIKEANCLIDLLMAEDTLKVMKKLSSGIVVIRGIVQQLNNEVYPTFYINNRKAPLKPLENAITYKNITDMPKINFETFSSQCALSKALIDSAKAYATTPNPIILFGDQGVGKDTLAHAIYYHSNYYKNPLVIIDTKYMHEKSWSSLFEAKNSIFSHSDITIYIKNLQFMDDASQKTFVAYFINTYVHKRNRFIFSCVSGYSQAFDQSLLLDFIRNEVKAIPLVIPNLNQRKEDIPSLASLFLGDLFIKYGKEVIGLDSEALQLLQDFSWTDNIDQLKRVMEQLVILTDTFYINADTVRKVLANEKPPQSQSYKHFLDLNKSLDDINKDIINLVLAEENFNQSKAAERLGISRSTLWRKIKDFN; this is translated from the coding sequence ATGAGCAAAATTAAAATTTTGGCGATAGCACCATATACTGGATTACGAGATATTATTGTGGATGTAGCCCGCGAACGTGACGATATAATTGTACATACCTATGTGGCAGATATGTTAGAAGCGGTGAAGTTAGTTAAATCAATGCCGGATAAAAGTTATGATGCCATTATATCCCGGGCGGGTACCGCCGAGCTGCTGCGGGATGTGTCTGAACTACCGGTGATTGATATTAAACTTTCCATCATTGACATGGTACGAGCTATTAATCTGGCCAAAAACTACTCGGGAAAATTTGCCATTGCAGGTTACAAAGTAATTACAGATGCCGCCAATATTATTTGTCAACTAAATAAGTATGATACTGAAATAGAAACCATATATGACATTTCACAAATAGATAGTTGTTTGGTTAAACTAAAACAACAAGGTATCAGCCTAATTGTGGGTGACGTAATCACCATTAGTCATGCTAAAAGACTTGGTTTTAATACCATTCTGGTCACTTCGGGCAAGGAGAGTGTTACCAACTCCTTTGAAGAGGCGGTCAACTTAATTAAATTATTAGCCATAAAAGAACGGAAGAATTTATTAATTAAAAGCACTCTGGACAATGCTCACCTGGGGGTTATGTGTTTTAATCAGCAAAAAAAAATAGTTTACTCCAACATCAGTGCTGATTCAGAGGAATATAAACTGGTAATTAAAGAAGCCAACTGCTTAATTGATTTATTAATGGCGGAAGATACTTTGAAGGTAATGAAAAAGTTGAGCAGTGGTATTGTTGTTATCCGCGGTATTGTACAGCAACTTAACAATGAAGTCTATCCCACTTTTTATATTAATAACCGAAAAGCACCGTTAAAACCTTTGGAAAACGCCATTACATATAAAAATATCACTGACATGCCCAAAATTAATTTTGAAACATTTTCTAGTCAATGTGCGCTATCTAAAGCTCTGATTGACAGCGCTAAGGCCTATGCCACCACACCTAATCCTATAATTCTCTTTGGCGATCAAGGTGTGGGCAAGGATACCTTGGCCCATGCTATTTATTACCATAGCAATTATTATAAAAACCCGTTAGTAATTATTGATACCAAATATATGCATGAAAAATCCTGGTCCTCTCTTTTTGAAGCGAAGAACTCGATCTTTTCTCATAGCGATATTACTATTTATATTAAGAACCTACAATTTATGGATGATGCCAGTCAAAAAACCTTTGTTGCTTATTTTATCAACACTTATGTGCATAAAAGGAATCGGTTCATCTTCTCTTGCGTTAGTGGCTATTCCCAGGCCTTTGATCAAAGTTTATTGCTGGATTTTATTAGGAATGAAGTAAAGGCAATACCTTTGGTGATTCCTAATTTAAACCAAAGAAAAGAAGATATACCGAGCCTAGCCAGCCTGTTTTTAGGCGATCTGTTCATAAAGTACGGCAAGGAGGTAATTGGGCTGGACAGTGAGGCCCTGCAGTTGCTACAAGATTTTAGTTGGACAGATAACATTGATCAGTTAAAACGGGTAATGGAGCAGTTGGTGATTCTCACCGACACCTTTTATATCAACGCCGACACAGTGCGCAAAGTGCTGGCCAATGAAAAACCACCGCAGTCCCAATCTTATAAGCACTTTTTAGATTTAAATAAGTCCTTGGATGACATTAATAAAGATATTATTAATTTGGTGCTGGCAGAAGAAAATTTTAATCAATCCAAAGCCGCAGAAAGACTGGGTATCAGTCGCAGCACCCTCTGGCGAAAGATTAAAGACTTCAACTAA
- a CDS encoding alcohol dehydrogenase catalytic domain-containing protein has product MKAAYVVETEKVEVKDIEIPAIADDEVLIEVKTVGVCGSDLCLFKGIHPFRSAPAILGHEIAGQIVKVGKDVKKFKVGDRVTVEPQIGCGECELCKNDLINLCTGGKKAPGTPGWYGTFVEYFNAPEKTLYKLNDEVSYEIGTLVEPLAVGVHTIDRITVKEKDYIAILGSGTIGLMTMVAAREAGYKNIICTDTQDFNLEMAKKQGAALTINPLKDDVVALVKEFTGGRGVDVAIVAADAAVLVDQASSITRKRGEVGIVAMIPQQIPVHTYNFVFNELTMFGAMTYETKDFVKASEMINNGLDLTDFITQKVSLDEAQKGLDILNDKKENVVKVIVEVNC; this is encoded by the coding sequence GTGAAAGCAGCTTACGTGGTAGAAACAGAAAAAGTTGAGGTAAAAGACATCGAAATTCCTGCGATAGCTGATGACGAGGTACTAATTGAAGTTAAAACTGTTGGCGTCTGTGGCTCCGATTTATGTCTGTTTAAAGGTATTCACCCCTTTAGAAGTGCTCCGGCAATTTTAGGTCATGAAATCGCCGGTCAAATTGTTAAAGTGGGCAAAGACGTAAAAAAATTTAAAGTGGGCGATCGCGTCACAGTGGAACCACAAATTGGCTGTGGAGAGTGTGAACTATGCAAAAATGATCTCATCAACTTGTGTACTGGTGGCAAAAAAGCCCCTGGCACCCCGGGCTGGTACGGTACCTTTGTGGAGTACTTTAATGCCCCGGAAAAGACCCTTTACAAACTAAATGATGAAGTGAGTTATGAGATCGGTACACTGGTAGAGCCATTGGCTGTGGGTGTACATACCATTGATAGAATTACCGTTAAGGAAAAAGATTACATCGCCATTTTAGGCTCTGGCACCATCGGCCTCATGACCATGGTGGCAGCCAGAGAAGCCGGTTACAAAAACATCATCTGCACAGATACTCAAGACTTTAACCTTGAGATGGCTAAAAAGCAAGGGGCCGCTCTCACCATAAACCCCCTAAAGGATGATGTGGTAGCCCTGGTAAAAGAGTTTACCGGTGGCAGAGGTGTAGATGTAGCTATAGTGGCAGCCGATGCAGCAGTGCTGGTGGATCAAGCTTCCTCCATTACCAGAAAAAGGGGCGAAGTGGGCATTGTAGCCATGATTCCGCAGCAAATTCCGGTACACACTTATAACTTCGTTTTTAACGAGTTGACAATGTTTGGTGCTATGACATATGAAACCAAAGACTTTGTAAAAGCAAGCGAAATGATCAACAATGGACTGGATTTAACCGACTTTATCACGCAAAAAGTTTCTCTTGATGAAGCACAAAAAGGACTAGACATCCTAAACGACAAGAAAGAAAATGTGGTTAAAGTTATTGTAGAGGTTAATTGTTAA
- a CDS encoding TRAP transporter substrate-binding protein, translated as MKKLLLALTSVMLLSLVLVGCGGDKAASDGDVVELKLGHIQSENDLWHEGALKFKEEVEKRSNGEIKISIYPNSTLGGDRDMAEGMQIGTVDFALIAGVLGNFEQSIQLLELPYLFNSEEEYNRVIHGEVGKEIQDRVLQASDIRILNFWDRGPRHVTANKPINTLEDIKGLKIRLPEIKAMEDTWKAMGAAPTTMAWSEVYTGLEQNVIEAQENPIPFIYGGRIHEVQDYLALTAHKYEYVTLSMSENTWSKLTPEQQEIITEAANVATEYENQLVKEQTNEILEKMKSEGLQVITPDTEEFAAAAKKAHADFAKTVDYELYERILEAINQ; from the coding sequence ATGAAAAAATTATTGTTAGCACTGACATCTGTAATGCTGTTAAGTTTAGTGCTGGTTGGTTGTGGTGGCGATAAAGCAGCCAGTGACGGAGATGTAGTGGAATTAAAATTAGGCCATATTCAATCTGAAAACGACCTGTGGCACGAGGGTGCGCTAAAGTTTAAAGAAGAAGTGGAAAAGAGATCAAACGGTGAAATTAAAATCTCAATATATCCAAACTCCACTTTAGGTGGCGATAGAGATATGGCTGAAGGAATGCAAATTGGTACCGTTGACTTTGCGCTCATCGCTGGTGTGCTAGGTAACTTTGAACAGTCCATCCAACTATTGGAACTGCCTTATCTGTTCAATAGCGAAGAAGAGTACAACAGAGTCATTCACGGCGAAGTGGGTAAGGAAATTCAAGACCGTGTGTTGCAAGCTTCTGACATCAGAATTTTAAACTTCTGGGATAGAGGCCCCAGACACGTTACTGCTAATAAACCAATTAATACCTTAGAAGATATTAAAGGCTTAAAAATTAGATTGCCAGAAATCAAAGCAATGGAAGACACTTGGAAGGCCATGGGTGCCGCTCCCACCACCATGGCTTGGAGTGAAGTTTACACCGGTCTGGAGCAAAATGTAATTGAAGCTCAGGAAAACCCAATTCCATTTATTTATGGCGGCAGAATTCACGAAGTGCAGGACTATCTTGCGCTAACCGCCCACAAGTATGAATATGTTACTTTATCCATGAGTGAGAACACTTGGTCTAAGCTGACTCCGGAGCAACAAGAAATCATTACCGAAGCAGCAAATGTGGCCACTGAATACGAAAACCAGTTAGTTAAAGAACAGACAAATGAAATTCTGGAAAAAATGAAGAGTGAAGGTCTGCAAGTAATAACCCCTGATACTGAAGAGTTTGCTGCTGCAGCTAAAAAGGCCCATGCAGATTTTGCTAAAACTGTAGACTATGAACTGTATGAAAGAATTCTTGAAGCGATTAACCAGTAG
- a CDS encoding TRAP transporter small permease, with product MDKLDNLIAKILYYICALLMLVMAVVITSQVISRYVFGSPFTWSEELGRYTFVWLSFLGMAIAVKQGSHIALDILVNKLTGVKRRTLMVINNLFVMVFSLVLTYGGYNLVAVGARQSSPSLNLPMDLVYSVIPVSGILLFYFALRETMKVLQRKEEGI from the coding sequence ATGGACAAATTGGACAACTTAATCGCTAAAATTTTATACTACATCTGTGCTTTGCTCATGTTGGTGATGGCAGTGGTCATTACTTCGCAAGTTATCTCGCGATATGTCTTTGGCAGTCCTTTTACTTGGTCAGAAGAGCTAGGCAGATATACCTTTGTCTGGCTATCTTTTTTGGGTATGGCCATTGCCGTTAAACAGGGTTCACATATCGCACTGGATATTCTAGTTAATAAGTTAACTGGTGTAAAACGCCGGACATTGATGGTTATTAATAATTTATTTGTGATGGTATTTTCACTGGTTTTAACCTATGGTGGTTATAATTTAGTGGCAGTGGGGGCGAGACAAAGTAGCCCTTCATTAAATTTACCAATGGACTTAGTTTATAGCGTTATCCCTGTGTCCGGTATCTTATTATTTTATTTTGCATTAAGGGAAACAATGAAGGTTCTACAACGAAAGGAGGAGGGGATATAA
- a CDS encoding TRAP transporter large permease, with product MGPILFGLFAIFLVLGIPVAFVLALASIGAMVYADYPMVVMGQRFFTALDSFPFMAIPLFMLAGSIMGHGGITRRIIDFALSIVGNIRGALAHVVAISGIMMGGISGSGVADTAALGSIMVPEMKRRNYDAGFAAALVAASGSIGLIIPPSIALIIYGVTTQTSIGDLFVAGIVPGLLIGACFFIYSYIVAKRNNYPKEGAVTVKGIWTSFKDAIWALAMPVIIIVGIRGGAFTATEGGAIISAYALIISAFIYKEIKLKDLPQIFYDAAISTAIISAILASTSLFSWLLSSEQIPQQITTALLGVTDNPIILLLIINAILLAVGMFLDSGPAIMLLAPILAPVAASLGVDMVQFGLMMVVNLTIGLLTPPVGTAMYVASNVSGVPIAQLSKKLVPFWLIMISILMVITFVPGFTTFFIR from the coding sequence ATGGGTCCAATTTTATTTGGCTTGTTTGCAATATTTTTGGTGCTGGGCATTCCGGTAGCCTTTGTATTGGCGCTGGCATCAATTGGTGCTATGGTTTACGCAGATTACCCAATGGTGGTAATGGGCCAAAGGTTTTTTACCGCCCTTGACTCCTTTCCTTTTATGGCTATTCCGTTATTTATGCTTGCCGGTTCCATCATGGGACATGGTGGTATTACCCGCAGAATTATTGACTTTGCCCTATCCATTGTAGGCAACATCAGAGGCGCACTGGCTCATGTGGTGGCCATCAGTGGTATTATGATGGGTGGCATTTCTGGTTCTGGGGTGGCGGATACCGCAGCCCTCGGTTCTATCATGGTTCCAGAGATGAAGAGAAGAAATTACGATGCCGGGTTTGCGGCAGCCCTGGTGGCGGCTTCCGGCAGTATTGGTTTAATCATTCCACCCAGTATTGCGTTAATTATTTATGGAGTTACCACCCAAACATCCATTGGTGATTTATTTGTGGCCGGCATTGTACCAGGCCTGTTAATTGGTGCTTGTTTTTTTATTTACTCCTATATTGTTGCCAAACGCAACAACTATCCCAAAGAAGGAGCAGTAACCGTTAAAGGAATTTGGACTAGTTTTAAAGATGCCATTTGGGCGTTAGCCATGCCTGTGATCATTATTGTTGGCATTAGAGGTGGTGCGTTTACCGCCACAGAGGGTGGGGCAATTATTTCTGCCTATGCTTTGATCATCAGTGCCTTTATCTACAAAGAAATAAAATTAAAAGATTTGCCACAGATTTTTTATGATGCAGCCATTAGTACCGCCATTATCTCAGCTATTCTGGCATCCACGTCTTTATTTAGTTGGCTATTGTCCAGTGAGCAAATTCCGCAGCAAATAACCACCGCTCTTTTGGGAGTGACGGATAACCCAATTATTTTATTGCTGATCATTAACGCCATTCTGTTAGCCGTCGGTATGTTCTTAGACAGCGGCCCCGCCATTATGTTGCTGGCTCCTATTTTGGCCCCTGTTGCCGCCAGTTTGGGTGTCGACATGGTACAGTTTGGTTTAATGATGGTGGTTAACTTGACCATTGGTTTATTAACACCGCCGGTGGGTACCGCAATGTATGTGGCCAGCAATGTTTCTGGGGTACCCATTGCTCAGCTTTCTAAAAAGCTGGTTCCATTTTGGTTAATCATGATATCAATATTAATGGTAATTACCTTCGTGCCTGGATTTACAACATTTTTTATCAGATAG
- the otnK gene encoding 3-oxo-tetronate kinase, whose translation MSKILIGIVADDFSGGSDAASFFVKEGIETYLFNGIPEDSVLQAVGENIAVVVALKTRTAETSKAVAESLQAFEWLKKNGAQQLFVKYCSTFDSTPKGNIGPIIDSVLKKYNIKYTVLAPALPVNGRIVKDGHLIVNGVPLHQTHMKNHPLTPMWDSDIAKLMEPQGEYPSLKINHQLLERSNEEILKVIDDFGQDKEHFYVIPDYIEERHAAKIVQLFGGLPLLTGGSGLMTELGRKYNAEINVTSEIVADGTNGKAIILAGSCSTATLQQIEEFKGVSSNHYRIDPLKLMDGTQTKEEIWAKVSATTEDAVLVYSSDKPEGIKEAQKLGADLVSARLEQTTAFLAKKAVENGYNRIIVAGGETSGAVTKILGYHSYLVGNSIAPGVPIMVPLENTSLRLVLKSGNFGQPDFFTKAVEMTKEDSNE comes from the coding sequence ATGAGTAAAATTCTGATCGGAATTGTAGCAGACGATTTCTCCGGTGGCAGTGACGCTGCATCGTTTTTTGTTAAAGAAGGCATTGAAACTTACTTATTCAATGGCATACCAGAGGATAGCGTGCTGCAAGCAGTCGGCGAAAATATTGCGGTGGTGGTGGCGTTAAAAACCCGCACCGCAGAAACTTCAAAAGCGGTGGCTGAATCGCTACAAGCCTTTGAGTGGTTGAAGAAAAATGGTGCCCAGCAACTGTTTGTTAAATACTGCTCCACCTTTGACTCCACCCCCAAAGGCAATATTGGACCCATTATTGACAGCGTGCTGAAAAAATACAACATTAAGTACACTGTTTTAGCGCCGGCACTGCCGGTGAACGGCCGCATTGTAAAAGACGGACACTTAATTGTTAATGGGGTGCCATTACATCAAACCCATATGAAGAATCACCCCTTAACCCCAATGTGGGATTCCGACATCGCTAAACTGATGGAGCCCCAGGGTGAGTATCCCAGCTTAAAAATTAACCACCAACTGCTGGAGCGCAGTAATGAAGAAATTTTAAAGGTAATTGATGATTTCGGCCAAGATAAAGAGCATTTCTATGTCATTCCGGACTACATTGAAGAAAGACATGCCGCTAAAATTGTGCAACTATTTGGTGGCTTGCCGCTGTTAACTGGCGGTTCTGGTTTGATGACTGAGTTGGGCCGGAAATATAATGCCGAAATAAATGTGACATCGGAAATTGTGGCCGATGGCACCAACGGCAAGGCCATTATTTTAGCCGGCAGCTGCTCGACGGCCACACTGCAGCAAATTGAAGAGTTTAAGGGTGTTAGCAGTAACCATTACCGCATTGACCCCTTAAAACTAATGGATGGCACACAAACCAAAGAAGAAATTTGGGCTAAAGTATCAGCCACCACAGAGGATGCGGTATTGGTGTATAGTTCCGACAAACCGGAAGGTATTAAAGAGGCGCAAAAACTAGGAGCTGATTTAGTGTCTGCCCGGTTGGAACAAACCACGGCGTTCTTAGCTAAAAAAGCGGTGGAAAACGGCTATAACAGAATTATCGTGGCCGGTGGAGAAACCTCTGGTGCGGTGACAAAAATTTTAGGTTACCACTCCTATCTGGTGGGCAATAGCATTGCCCCCGGAGTGCCCATTATGGTGCCTTTAGAGAATACGAGCTTACGGTTGGTGCTTAAATCCGGTAACTTTGGTCAACCAGATTTCTTTACCAAAGCGGTAGAAATGACGAAGGAGGATAGTAATGAGTAG
- a CDS encoding class II aldolase/adducin family protein translates to MVMSSLEQKFAEATWVAHTLFNRGKVSGSSANMSFLHQDRLYISGSGTCFGSLRSEDFSIVNLQGDHIGGLKPSKELPLHLTLYAKSSDVQAVIHTHSFYATLWSCLEHQNVKDVIPSHTPYLKMKLGTVGLVPFAQPGSQQLFDFFTQRVNDSDGYLLQNHGPIVGGKDLLDAFYILEELEESARIAWELKNYRSK, encoded by the coding sequence ATAGTAATGAGTAGTCTAGAGCAAAAATTTGCCGAAGCAACTTGGGTGGCCCACACGCTGTTTAACCGGGGGAAGGTGAGTGGCTCATCAGCCAATATGAGTTTTCTTCATCAGGACAGGTTATATATATCCGGCAGTGGTACCTGCTTTGGCAGTCTGCGGTCTGAAGACTTCTCTATTGTTAACCTGCAGGGGGACCATATTGGTGGGCTAAAGCCCAGTAAGGAGTTGCCATTGCACTTAACCCTTTATGCCAAAAGTTCAGATGTTCAGGCGGTAATCCATACCCACAGCTTTTACGCTACACTATGGTCTTGCCTTGAACACCAAAATGTGAAAGACGTTATTCCGTCCCATACTCCTTATCTAAAGATGAAACTGGGCACTGTAGGCTTAGTACCCTTTGCCCAACCAGGATCGCAACAGCTATTTGATTTTTTTACCCAGCGCGTTAACGATAGTGACGGTTATTTACTACAAAATCATGGCCCCATCGTTGGGGGCAAAGACCTACTGGATGCTTTCTACATTCTTGAAGAATTGGAAGAGAGCGCAAGAATCGCTTGGGAACTTAAAAATTATCGCAGCAAATAA
- a CDS encoding D-aminoacylase — protein MKLLIKNGKIVDGTGQRAYQGNVAIVGDKIVALGEVDDLGFDNLIDAEGLVVAPGFIDTHSHSDLKILVDPFVEPKVRQGVTTEILGQDGISMAPLPKEYISPWRKNLAGLDGDSDAIDWTYETTAGYFKLLEKSGVGLNVAYLVPHGNIRMEALGLGNKDPNAAELQKMKDITRRELEAGAAGLSTGLIYMPCAYGETSEVIEMCKVVAEFDRVFVIHQRSEADDILESMKEVISIGRESGVKVHFSHFKVCGKKNWDKIDQVIELLEQAKAEGIRVSFDQYPYVAGSTMLGVILPPWAHDGGTDKLLERLRDPELRKRMIKDIESGIPGWDNFVEFAGLDQIFVTSVKTKKNEDVIGKNLVEIGKLRGKDPYEATFDLLLEEENAVGMVDFYGLEEHVCTFLKRPEQNVCTDGLLAGKPHPRVYGSFPRVLGKYVREDKTLTLEEAIRKMTLKPAEVFQLKNRGALKAGYFADIVIFNPDTISDKGTFVDPAQYPVGIEYVLVNGQVVLNKGTHTKVVAGQVLRQ, from the coding sequence ATGAAATTATTGATCAAAAATGGTAAAATTGTTGATGGCACCGGTCAAAGGGCCTATCAAGGTAATGTTGCAATCGTTGGAGATAAAATTGTGGCGTTGGGTGAAGTGGACGATCTGGGATTTGACAATTTAATTGATGCCGAAGGACTTGTTGTGGCACCAGGTTTTATTGATACCCATAGCCATTCGGATTTAAAGATTTTAGTTGATCCCTTTGTAGAACCAAAGGTGCGACAAGGGGTGACAACGGAAATCTTAGGACAAGACGGAATTTCTATGGCTCCCTTGCCTAAAGAATATATTAGTCCCTGGCGGAAAAATTTGGCTGGCTTAGACGGAGATAGCGATGCCATAGATTGGACCTATGAAACCACCGCTGGCTATTTTAAGCTGTTGGAAAAATCCGGGGTAGGGCTGAATGTGGCATACTTAGTACCCCATGGCAATATCCGCATGGAAGCCTTAGGTTTAGGTAACAAGGACCCCAATGCCGCCGAATTACAAAAGATGAAGGATATCACCAGAAGAGAGTTGGAAGCGGGGGCGGCGGGGCTATCCACCGGCCTAATATATATGCCCTGCGCCTATGGTGAAACCAGCGAAGTTATTGAGATGTGTAAGGTTGTGGCCGAGTTTGACAGAGTTTTTGTCATTCACCAACGCAGTGAAGCCGATGATATTCTGGAATCGATGAAGGAAGTCATCAGTATTGGACGGGAATCGGGAGTTAAAGTCCATTTTTCTCATTTTAAAGTTTGTGGCAAAAAGAATTGGGATAAAATAGATCAGGTCATCGAATTGTTGGAGCAGGCTAAAGCTGAGGGAATTAGGGTATCCTTTGACCAATATCCCTATGTGGCCGGGAGCACCATGCTGGGGGTGATTCTACCTCCTTGGGCCCATGATGGCGGAACAGACAAGCTATTGGAGAGATTGCGAGATCCAGAGCTTAGAAAACGGATGATTAAAGACATTGAGTCGGGAATTCCTGGTTGGGATAACTTTGTGGAGTTTGCCGGCCTAGATCAAATTTTTGTAACCAGTGTCAAGACGAAGAAAAATGAAGATGTGATTGGTAAAAACTTAGTTGAAATTGGCAAACTTAGGGGAAAAGATCCCTATGAGGCCACATTTGATTTATTGCTTGAAGAGGAAAATGCGGTGGGGATGGTTGATTTCTATGGTCTCGAGGAGCATGTGTGCACTTTTTTGAAACGCCCGGAGCAAAATGTATGTACGGATGGTCTTTTGGCAGGAAAACCACATCCCCGGGTTTATGGCTCCTTTCCAAGGGTTTTAGGTAAATATGTGCGGGAAGACAAAACGTTGACATTGGAAGAAGCCATTAGAAAAATGACCTTAAAGCCGGCAGAAGTATTTCAGCTGAAAAATAGAGGGGCGTTGAAAGCAGGCTACTTCGCTGATATCGTTATTTTCAATCCGGATACTATCAGTGATAAAGGAACCTTTGTGGACCCTGCGCAATATCCTGTCGGCATTGAGTATGTGTTAGTCAACGGCCAAGTGGTTCTAAATAAAGGCACCCATACTAAAGTGGTGGCAGGTCAAGTATTAAGACAATAA
- a CDS encoding UDP-N-acetylmuramoyl-L-alanyl-D-glutamate--2,6-diaminopimelate ligase has translation MNIELDSIIKNLEVTDIRGSTKINIEGIAYNSNSVRNNYLFVAVEGFKVDGHRFINDAISKGAKTIVISKDINVAEGITIIKVKDTRAALSALAASFYGYPSQDLELIGITGTNGKTTTAYFTKSILDSDKRKNSLISTVEIIINGNSHTTTHTTPESLELQKMFKSMIQQGVTDCVMEVSSHSIQLSRVHDCDFNIAIFTNLTHEHLDFHGNMENYYNAKKQLFHKANNFNIVNIDDPFGDRLAKEIANNKAKLLTYGINHHADITAKDITINEKYSAFTINTPEEKINVQIKIPGMYNIYNSLAAATCGYALGIDLAHIKAGLEAVSAVPGRFEVIRSDKNRTVIIDYAHTPDGFEKLLGTISKFAKGRKIIVFGCVGERDHTKRCKMGEIAERYCDLCVLTTDNCRSEQPRDIINEIKKGFKKANSYIEILDRAEAIRHAILTSKENDTIIITGKGHEKCQIIGSDVMYFNEREIVTKALDELPESFYIPSPDMVWNYAWPHR, from the coding sequence ATCAACATAGAACTTGATAGCATTATTAAAAACCTAGAGGTAACGGATATCAGGGGCAGTACTAAAATAAACATTGAAGGCATCGCCTATAACTCAAATTCAGTGAGAAATAATTATCTCTTTGTGGCAGTGGAAGGATTCAAGGTAGATGGACATCGGTTTATAAATGATGCCATTTCCAAAGGGGCAAAGACCATTGTAATCAGTAAAGACATAAATGTTGCCGAAGGGATTACCATTATCAAAGTAAAGGATACCCGGGCAGCATTGAGCGCCCTTGCAGCATCTTTCTACGGCTACCCTTCTCAAGATTTAGAATTAATCGGCATCACTGGTACCAATGGTAAAACCACAACTGCTTACTTTACAAAATCAATTTTAGATAGTGATAAAAGAAAGAACTCATTAATAAGTACTGTAGAAATAATTATTAATGGTAACTCCCATACAACCACACACACAACCCCTGAATCTTTAGAACTGCAAAAAATGTTTAAATCTATGATCCAACAGGGTGTCACTGACTGTGTTATGGAAGTTTCTTCTCATTCTATACAGTTGTCACGGGTCCATGACTGTGATTTTAATATAGCAATATTTACCAACTTAACCCATGAACATTTGGACTTTCATGGCAATATGGAAAACTACTACAATGCAAAAAAGCAATTGTTTCACAAAGCCAATAATTTTAACATTGTCAATATAGATGATCCCTTTGGAGACAGACTAGCTAAAGAAATAGCCAATAACAAAGCGAAATTATTAACCTATGGGATTAATCACCATGCCGACATTACCGCTAAAGATATCACTATTAATGAAAAATACAGTGCATTTACCATTAATACCCCCGAAGAGAAAATAAATGTGCAGATAAAAATCCCCGGCATGTATAACATTTATAACAGCCTAGCAGCAGCAACCTGTGGCTACGCATTGGGTATAGACTTGGCACACATTAAAGCGGGCTTAGAGGCTGTTAGCGCTGTGCCGGGAAGATTTGAGGTTATTCGGTCAGATAAAAACCGAACCGTTATTATTGACTACGCCCATACCCCTGATGGTTTTGAAAAATTATTGGGTACAATTAGCAAGTTCGCTAAAGGAAGAAAAATAATTGTATTTGGCTGTGTCGGTGAAAGGGATCATACTAAAAGATGTAAAATGGGGGAAATTGCCGAGCGTTATTGCGACTTATGTGTACTTACTACAGATAATTGCCGCTCAGAACAACCCCGGGACATTATTAATGAAATTAAGAAAGGGTTTAAAAAAGCCAATTCTTATATTGAAATCCTCGATCGAGCAGAGGCCATTAGACACGCAATTTTAACCAGTAAGGAAAACGATACAATAATAATTACCGGCAAAGGTCATGAAAAGTGCCAAATCATCGGCAGCGATGTGATGTATTTTAATGAAAGGGAAATAGTAACCAAGGCACTGGACGAGCTTCCTGAAAGTTTCTACATACCATCTCCGGACATGGTGTGGAATTATGCTTGGCCCCATCGCTAG
- a CDS encoding S1C family serine protease → MIQFTAPISNGSSGGALLDMFGRLVGLITAGFDNGQNLNLAVPSQEIYQFAQNFIEAH, encoded by the coding sequence ATGATTCAGTTCACTGCTCCCATTTCCAATGGCAGTTCTGGCGGTGCGCTGCTTGATATGTTTGGACGCCTAGTGGGCCTGATTACTGCAGGTTTTGATAATGGACAAAATCTTAATCTGGCAGTACCTTCTCAAGAAATATATCAATTTGCACAAAACTTTATTGAAGCACACTAA